One window from the genome of Andrena cerasifolii isolate SP2316 chromosome 3, iyAndCera1_principal, whole genome shotgun sequence encodes:
- the LOC143367019 gene encoding uncharacterized protein LOC143367019, with the protein MFTDQSSLEASTQNCGDPRYNMYQPIDQSTYNANCNTDVHQSYVYPFGASFNNASKNTTPIRTAEERQVDEENIENFVSEVGQADHANNQESICKKSKIAIAKDAIMSAHKLNEKLKIICAEIKDDRNMTEEEWREKMNICNTAKDEIVKLLEPIKDRNFFKQLKKNLERRKRKRLREKIKREQWRGEKVMRMERRARMHAQIDSWIRKEQAVIEKEKQEENLRKDADMILSDVRGKRSDARKYLGLLLELRNLRNVKANIARARGEHLSSAADKAFNNIIAKLIEQWSTLDREYSIEEQGLKLMLKTDNEERIEKQKKSLFDEWENVLFGKRLLMSDQYNTDLANFITIRTAWDKYINPNSDASAIPVGWVMPDKPSSAAWQKCLKKEIS; encoded by the exons AATATGTATCAACCAATCGATCAATCCACGTACAATGCAAATTGCAATACGGATGTACATCAGAGTTATGTTTATCCGTTCGGAGCGAGTTTTAACAACGCTAGTAAGAATACCACACCGATAAGGACGGCAGAAGAACGACAAGTcgatgaagaaaatattgaaaatttcgtTTCAGAAGTTGGTCAAGCCGACCACGCAAATAACCAGGAAAGTATATGTAAAAAGTCTAAAATTGCAATTGCCAAAGATGCCATAATGTCGGCGCAtaaattgaatgaaaaattaaaaataatttgcgcGGAGATTAAAGACGATCGGAACATGACGGAAGAAGAGTGGCGAGAGAAAATGAATATTTGTAATACGGCGAAAGATGAAATTGTTAAGTTATTGGAGCCTATTAAAGATCGGAATTTTTTCAAGCAGTTGAAGAAGAATTTAGAAAGACGAAAGAGAAAGAGATTGagagagaaaattaaaagagaGCAATGGAGGGGCGAGAAAGTAATGAGAATGGAAAGGAGAGCAAGAATGCATGCACAGATTGATTCGTGGATTAGAAAGGAACAGGCTGTAATAGAAAAGGAAAAGCAAGAGGAAAATTTACGCAAAGATGCCGACATGATTTTGTCCGATGTCAGAGGAAAGCGAAGCGACGCGAGGAAATATCTTGGGTTATTACTGGAATTACGAAATCTGCGGAACGTCAAGGCCAATATTGCCCGAGCACGAGGGGAGCATTTATCTTCGGCAGCAGATAAAgcatttaataatataatag CAAAGTTAATAGAACAGTGGTCAACGCTTGATCGCGAGTATTCCATAGAGGAACAGGGTTTGAAATTAATGTTAAAGACTGATAACgaggaaagaattgaaaaacagaagaaaagtCTCTTCGACGAGTGGGAAAATGTATTATTTGGAAAAAGACTATTGATGTCTGATCAATATAATACAGACTTAGCTAATTTTATTACAATACG AACTGCCTGGGATAAATATATAAATCCCAACAGCGATGCATCAGCAATTCCAGTTGGATGGGTAATGCCTGATAAACCATCCTCCGCTGCTTGGCAAAAATGTctcaaaaaagaaatttcatga
- the LOC143367003 gene encoding U3 small nucleolar RNA-associated protein 15 homolog, whose translation MASFKKINTKVFARPGSELTPDNIYWKKYTPPVLVKEFGPIDYIDFSPVEPHNFAVTCSVRVQVYNPITKLVTKNLSRFKEAAYGGSFRSDGKLLCAGGEEAVVRLFDVNTKSLLRIFSGHKAAVHRTFFTADNHHIVSFSDDKTAIVWDIPSEKQIALFNEHSDYIRAGAVSPISKDILLSGGYDKQIYMYDTRTKKRILNVSHEAPVESLVFLPSGGIFLSAGGTEIRVWDALAGGRLLAKITQHHKTVTCLKIASNGHRILSGSLDRHVKIYDSGTYKTVHSLDYPNSVLSIGISSNDETIVAGMVDGLISVRRREEDAKNEKPRRKKVSYKHSGRNLHTPNVDIIVHEEMKEIMSKHDTYLRKFQYSKALDCVLMSYVVTKAPNVTVALMQELIRRQGLKQALGGRDGKALVNILKFLNKHVGSVRFGRVLLHVANVLMDVYEDHLDDLAAEPRKMFTMLASKLEEEENLILALSELQGKLHMILSAAETVPPAPVKDNQVLEPSSAAQKSLILSIA comes from the exons ATGGCGTCCTTTAAGAAGATAAATACCAAGGTATTTGCGAGGCCGGGATCGGAATTAACCCCGGATAATATATATTGGAAAAAGTACACC CCACCCGTCTTAGTCAAGGAATTTGGGCCAATCGATTATATAGATTTCTCACCCGTCGAACCGCATAACTTCGCTGTCACTTGCTCGGTGAGAGTGCAAGTCTACAATCCAATTACGAAACTAGTCACGAAAAATCTTAGCAGATTCAAGGAAGCCGCGTACGGTGGCTCCTTTCGCAGCGATGGCAAATTACTTTGCGCCGGTGGAGAGGAAGCAGTCGTTCGACTTTTCGATGTCAATACGAAAAGTCTGCTTCGAATTTTCTCGGGTCACAAAGCTGCTGTACACAGAACATTTTTCACCGCCGATAATCATCATATCGTTTCGTTTTCCGACGACAAGACTGCGATAGTCTGGGACATACCTAGCGAAAAGCAAATCGCACTTTTCAACGAACATTCGGATTATATCAGGGCCGGCGCGGTCAGCCCGATCTCCAAGGATATATTGTTATCCGGAGGTTACGACAAACAGATATACATGTACGATACTAGGACAAAGAAAAGAATTCTCAATGTAAGCCACGAAGCTCCTGTTGAGAGTTTAGTGTTCTTACCATCCGGTGGAATATTTTTGTCGGCAG GTGGAACGGAAATTAGAGTATGGGATGCACTTGCTGGTGGCAGGTTACTCGCAAAGATTACCCAACATCATAAGACCGTAACTTGCCTGAAAATAGCTTCGAACGGTCACAGAATTTTGTCCGGTTCGTTAGACAGACATGTGAAAATTTATGATTCTGGAACGTATAAAACTGTCCATTCCTTGGACTATCCGAATTCAGTTCTTAGCATAGGAATCAGC TCGAATGATGAAACAATAGTAGCCGGCATGGTGGACGGTTTGATTTCtgtgagaagaagagaagaggaTGCAAAAAATGAAAAGCCACGGCGTAAAAAAGTATCTTATAAGCATTCTGGTAGAAATTTACACACACCAAATGTAGATATCATTGTGCACgaagaaatgaaagaaataatGTCTAAACACGACACCTATTTAAGGAAATTCCAATATTCTAAAGCTTTAGACTGTGTATTGATGAGCTATGTAGTGACCAAAGCACCGAACGTTACGGTTGCTCTGATGCAGGAACTTATCAGACGGCAAGGCTTGAAACAAGCCCTTGGGGGTAGAGATGGCAAGGCTCTTGTaaatattctgaaatttttgaacAAACATGTAGGAAGCGTTCGATTTGGAAGAGTACTATTACACGTAGCCAATGTTCTAATGG ATGTCTATGAAGATCATTTGGACGACCTAGCAGCGGAACCACGAAAAATGTTTACGATGTTAGCGTCGAAATTGGAAGAAGAGGAGAACTTAATATTAGCATTATCTGAATTGCAAGGAAAGTTGCACATGATACTATCTGCGGCAGAAACTGTGCCCCCCGCACCAGTGAAAGACAATCAAGTTCTGGAACCTTCGAGTGCTGctcaaaagagtttaattttGAGTATAGCATGA
- the Dcaf12 gene encoding DDB1 and CUL4 associated factor 12-like protein: MAETQRMTVYGRHPPCASGNRLEERRARRLALRLERNRKPDKPEDFVCYESSDEEAETVSEGKQFLRTSFNFVDYVRARETNTKEVRKINQEYGFRHILTHDLFKEYSVSLNNMNKVFCSQWLSDRQVVFGTKCNKLMVYDVATQKLDQIPSLHGRQMNSGSGAVPEQQCGIHSVQINPSRTLLSTGAKNSNEIAIYRLPTLDPVCVGEGGHRDWVFDMCWLDDEFLVSGSRDTKMALWRIDNDLAEAPDKEDVPTHRLIQPASVKECRSAQKVRALAFNRTYKEIAALTLNCFIHIWSAETFRQKISRKLPPCQENVCLAVQDDGVYAVGCRSYTLLLDARTLQPIKKIPSRYSGCGIRSASFQGSVLTIGTGLGMLMFYDVRAQKYLESSINSNRTVVLKASKGYVFPDEEYIDGFQNVKYTPAIYTHCYDGSGTRLFTAGGPLPVNLYGNYAGLWQ, encoded by the exons ATGGCCGAGACGCAGAGAATGACCGTGTACGGCAGGCATCCTCCTTGCGCCAGTGGGAATCGCTTAGAAGAACGGCGCGCTAGAAG ATTGGCCTTAAGATTAGAAAGAAATCGAAAGCCGGACAAGCCGGAAGATTTTGTCTGCTACGAGTCGAGCGACGAAGAAGCGGAAACTGTAAGCGAGGGAAAGCAGTTTTTAcgaacttcttttaatttcgtgGATTACGTACGCGCGAGGGAGACGAACACAAAGGAAGTGCGAAAGATTAATCAAGAATACGGATTTCGGCATATATTAACGCATGATTTATTCAAAGAATATTCGGTTAGCTTAAATAATATGAATAAAGTCTTTTGCTCTCAATGGTTAAGCGATAGGCAAGTAGTATTTGGTACCAAATGCAACAAACTGATGGTTTATGATGTAGCGACACAGAAATTAGACCAAATACCATCGCTGCATGGGAGGCAAATGAATTCAGGAAGCGGTGCTGTTCCTGAGCAGCAATGTGGTATACATTCTGTTCAAATTAATCCATCTAG GACTCTTCTATCAACTGGGGCAAAAAATAGCAATGAAATAGCAATATACAGATTGCCAACACTAGATCCAGTTTGCGTAGGAGAAGGAGGCCATAGAGATTGGGTTTTCGATATGTGTTGGTTAGACGATGAATTTTTAGTTTCCGGCTCTAGAGACACTAAAATGGCTTTATGGCGTATAGATAATGATCTTGCGGAAGCCCCTGACAAAGAAGACGTGCCTACGCACAG GTTGATTCAGCCTGCGAGTGTTAAGGAATGCAGATCAGCGCAAAAAGTACGAGCTCTTGCGTTCAACAGGACGTACAAAGAAATTGCTGCGCTTACTTTGAACTGTTTTATACACATCTGGTCTGCCGAGACCTTCAGACAAAAAATATCTAGGAAACTACCACCTTGTCAGGAGAATGTTTGCCTTGCAGTACAAGACGATGGTGTTTACGCAGTAGGATGCCGCTCTTATACTTTACTTTTAGACGCAAGAACTCTGCAACCTATTAAGAAGATACCCTCGCG GTATAGTGGTTGCGGGATCCGATCGGCTAGCTTTCAAGGTTCTGTTTTAACAATCGGAACAGGCTTGGGGATGCTGATGTTTTATGATGTCAGAGCTCAAAAGTATCTTGAATCTTCAATTAATTCTAATAGAACTGTTGTACTGAAAGCTTCAAAAGGATATGTG TTTCCAGATGAAGAATATATCGACGGATTCCAAAATGTAAAATACACACCTGCTATATATACTCATTGCTATGATGGATCAGGAACACGGCTATTTACAGCCGGTGGTCCTCTTCCTGTTAATCTGTATGGTAACTATGCAGGATTGTGGCAATAA
- the Sigmar gene encoding tumor necrosis factor alpha-induced protein 8-like protein sigmar, translating to MFDVMQSATTLNGGSYPAGGTGSRARDLGLRAQKKLLGRVVSTGAGRSLLIDDATTSLLDNLYKLMERAAKTNSGLDKKQPEKVLKNIVKLSIKVGLLQRNQQLHAADDAKLVEIRTALRAVAMSVVSFYELEFSFDKAYLIKSLERCRTAIHALIKPHLTDKSQDRCDQVFDFLTHSDFLDSVFRQDSEHRPILGMLVSDVNKALDAGHL from the exons ATGTTTGATG TGATGCAGTCCGCAACTACACTGAACGGCGGATCTTATCCCGCCGGAGGCACCGGAAGTCGTGCTCGCGATCTAGGGCTTCGTGCTCAGAAGAAACTGCTCGGCAGAGTGGTATCTACGGGAGCCGGGAGGTCGCTGCTGATAGACGACGCCACCACTTCGCTTTTAGACAACCTCTACAAGCTCATGGAAAGAGCTGCGAAAACCAACTCCGGTTTGGATAAAAAACAGCCTGAGAAGGTTTTGAAAAACATCGTCAAGTTGTCTATTAAG GTGGGGCTCCTACAACGTAACCAGCAATTACACGCTGCCGACGACGCAAAACTGGTTGAAATAAGGACTGCCCTTCGAGCCGTGGCGATGTCCGTGGTATCGTTTTACGAGCTGGAGTTCAGTTTCGACAAAGCTTACTTAATCAAGTCCTTGGAACGTTGTAGAACCGCGATACATGCGCTCATAAAGCCGCATCTCACGGACAAGTCCCAAGACCGTTGTGACCAGGTGTTCGATTTCCTAACGCACTCCGACTTCTTAGACTCCGTTTTCAGACAGGATTCCGAGCACAGACCTATCCTCGGGATGCTAGTTAGCGACGTCAATAAGGCCTTGGATGCTGGGCATCTTTGA